The following are from one region of the Ananas comosus cultivar F153 linkage group 20, ASM154086v1, whole genome shotgun sequence genome:
- the LOC109725736 gene encoding mitogen-activated protein kinase kinase kinase 9-like isoform X2, with translation MARRQGKTQREQMRLLVFMQGSVLSWPKKCIFHSLISGKKCKKLKGWQKLFLRNIKGANLLVDPNGRVKLADFGMAKHISGQSCPLSFKGSPYWMAPEVIKTTNSCSLVVDVWSLGCTVLEMATSKPPWSQYEGAGTPHFGAFTTGLVNVLKLIQPIKDKYSGVTYADLFQLASATAIEEAGGPKIPMKYGRVDVTGPEQCPAERKLPG, from the exons ATGGCAAGAAGGCAAGGAAAGACCCAGAGAGAACAAATGAGATTACTGGTATTTATGCAAGGCAGTGTGTTGAGCTGGCCAAAGAAATGCATATTCCATTCATTGATATCTGGTAAAAAATGCAAGAAACTAAAAGGATGGCAGAAACTTTTCTTGAG AAATATTAAAGGTGCAAACTTACTGGTTGACCCCAATGGTCGAGTTAAGCTGGCAGATTTTGGGATGGCAAAACAT ATTAGCGGACAATCATGTCCCTTATCATTCAAGGGAAGCCCATATTGGATGGCACCTGAG GTTATCAAAACTACAAATAGCTGCAGTCTTGTTGTTGATGTTTGGAGCTTGGGGTGCACGGTTCTGGAAATGGCCACTTCAAAACCACCGTGGAGCCAGTATGAAGGGGCTGGCACTCCACACTTTGGCGCATTTACGACAGGACTCGTAAATGTGTTGAAGCTTATCCAACCGATCAAGGACAAGTATTCTGGGGTTACTTACGCCGATTTATTCCAATTGGCCAGTGCTACAGCCATTGAG GAAGCCGGCGGCCCCAAAATTCCCATGAAGTACGGAAGAGTCGACGTAACAGGACCTGAGCAATGCCCAGCGGAGAGAAAACTTCCCGGTTAG
- the LOC109725736 gene encoding mitogen-activated protein kinase kinase kinase 1-like isoform X1: MRRGGFRSKPPFFLSLQELYMARRQGKTQREQMRLLVFMQGSVLSWPKKCIFHSLISGKKCKKLKGWQKLFLRNIKGANLLVDPNGRVKLADFGMAKHISGQSCPLSFKGSPYWMAPEVIKTTNSCSLVVDVWSLGCTVLEMATSKPPWSQYEGAGTPHFGAFTTGLVNVLKLIQPIKDKYSGVTYADLFQLASATAIEEAGGPKIPMKYGRVDVTGPEQCPAERKLPG, from the exons ATGAGAAGGGGCG GCTTCCGAAGTAAgcctcctttttttctctctcttcaagagCTGTATATGGCAAGAAGGCAAGGAAAGACCCAGAGAGAACAAATGAGATTACTGGTATTTATGCAAGGCAGTGTGTTGAGCTGGCCAAAGAAATGCATATTCCATTCATTGATATCTGGTAAAAAATGCAAGAAACTAAAAGGATGGCAGAAACTTTTCTTGAG AAATATTAAAGGTGCAAACTTACTGGTTGACCCCAATGGTCGAGTTAAGCTGGCAGATTTTGGGATGGCAAAACAT ATTAGCGGACAATCATGTCCCTTATCATTCAAGGGAAGCCCATATTGGATGGCACCTGAG GTTATCAAAACTACAAATAGCTGCAGTCTTGTTGTTGATGTTTGGAGCTTGGGGTGCACGGTTCTGGAAATGGCCACTTCAAAACCACCGTGGAGCCAGTATGAAGGGGCTGGCACTCCACACTTTGGCGCATTTACGACAGGACTCGTAAATGTGTTGAAGCTTATCCAACCGATCAAGGACAAGTATTCTGGGGTTACTTACGCCGATTTATTCCAATTGGCCAGTGCTACAGCCATTGAG GAAGCCGGCGGCCCCAAAATTCCCATGAAGTACGGAAGAGTCGACGTAACAGGACCTGAGCAATGCCCAGCGGAGAGAAAACTTCCCGGTTAG
- the LOC109725736 gene encoding probable L-ascorbate peroxidase 5, chloroplastic isoform X4, with the protein MRRGGFRSKPPFFLSLQELYMARRQGKTQREQMRLLVFMQGSVLSWPKKCIFHSLISGKKCKKLKGWQKLFLRLADNHVPYHSREAHIGWHLSLGCTVLEMATSKPPWSQYEGAGTPHFGAFTTGLVNVLKLIQPIKDKYSGVTYADLFQLASATAIEEAGGPKIPMKYGRVDVTGPEQCPAERKLPG; encoded by the exons ATGAGAAGGGGCG GCTTCCGAAGTAAgcctcctttttttctctctcttcaagagCTGTATATGGCAAGAAGGCAAGGAAAGACCCAGAGAGAACAAATGAGATTACTGGTATTTATGCAAGGCAGTGTGTTGAGCTGGCCAAAGAAATGCATATTCCATTCATTGATATCTGGTAAAAAATGCAAGAAACTAAAAGGATGGCAGAAACTTTTCTTGAG ATTAGCGGACAATCATGTCCCTTATCATTCAAGGGAAGCCCATATTGGATGGCACCTGAG CTTGGGGTGCACGGTTCTGGAAATGGCCACTTCAAAACCACCGTGGAGCCAGTATGAAGGGGCTGGCACTCCACACTTTGGCGCATTTACGACAGGACTCGTAAATGTGTTGAAGCTTATCCAACCGATCAAGGACAAGTATTCTGGGGTTACTTACGCCGATTTATTCCAATTGGCCAGTGCTACAGCCATTGAG GAAGCCGGCGGCCCCAAAATTCCCATGAAGTACGGAAGAGTCGACGTAACAGGACCTGAGCAATGCCCAGCGGAGAGAAAACTTCCCGGTTAG
- the LOC109725736 gene encoding mitogen-activated protein kinase kinase kinase 1-like isoform X3, translating into MRRGGFRSKPPFFLSLQELYMARRQGKTQREQMRLLVFMQGSVLSWPKKCIFHSLISGKKCKKLKGWQKLFLRNIKGANLLVDPNGRVKLADFGMAKHISGQSCPLSFKGSPYWMAPEVIKTTNSCSLVVDVWSLGCTVLEMATSKPPWSQYEGAGTPHFGAFTTGLVNVLKLIQPIKDKYSGVTYADLFQLASATAIEPAAPKFP; encoded by the exons ATGAGAAGGGGCG GCTTCCGAAGTAAgcctcctttttttctctctcttcaagagCTGTATATGGCAAGAAGGCAAGGAAAGACCCAGAGAGAACAAATGAGATTACTGGTATTTATGCAAGGCAGTGTGTTGAGCTGGCCAAAGAAATGCATATTCCATTCATTGATATCTGGTAAAAAATGCAAGAAACTAAAAGGATGGCAGAAACTTTTCTTGAG AAATATTAAAGGTGCAAACTTACTGGTTGACCCCAATGGTCGAGTTAAGCTGGCAGATTTTGGGATGGCAAAACAT ATTAGCGGACAATCATGTCCCTTATCATTCAAGGGAAGCCCATATTGGATGGCACCTGAG GTTATCAAAACTACAAATAGCTGCAGTCTTGTTGTTGATGTTTGGAGCTTGGGGTGCACGGTTCTGGAAATGGCCACTTCAAAACCACCGTGGAGCCAGTATGAAGGGGCTGGCACTCCACACTTTGGCGCATTTACGACAGGACTCGTAAATGTGTTGAAGCTTATCCAACCGATCAAGGACAAGTATTCTGGGGTTACTTACGCCGATTTATTCCAATTGGCCAGTGCTACAGCCATTGAG CCGGCGGCCCCAAAATTCCCATGA
- the LOC109726038 gene encoding UPF0496 protein 3-like yields MERQNLDQKFIKLEGVRGEGGCILDATDLLEELEIVDLVGDGEVDDAGDVVALDRGGRRRRCAGAHGAEKIRANARAIWDWDRSLERTRRKREEGMSRGEGKSESSSSHGGGERERELARRGRARARRGGVTDRGGRHRGGVRRSGIGLGREKQETIDHKSFNVNEEYINTLRTQSNAEFFAKTHLFISDPSIHTSSKPDLIIGALLEPEQDAISSTLESLIFPSAISDLKLLLTNYFDISAKVSKFCTQLLRNINKYHSNHQSIEEVLETIIKSKSLELDSIALLANPVSNPNQADFKLIQDRYSLILHRLKSRRKKVATRIKLIKCMKKLLGFCFTLACGLVALVGTGIKKISNLKYFKTEFLKKMWEQLDVVAKGTYILHCDFDTMSRLVARIHDEFEHNNMIIRHCMERKDDKCHVQGVVKEIKNSRCGIIRKVEELEEHVCLCLATINRARVLVMKEISPP; encoded by the exons ATGGAGAGgcaaaatttagatcaaaaatttattaaattagagGGGGTAAGAGGGGAAGGGGGATGCATACTTGATGCGACGGATCTCCTCGAAGAACTGGAGATCGTAGACCTGGTCGGCGACGGCGAAGTGGACGACGCCGGCGATGTGGTGGCGCTCGATCGAGGTGGTCGACGGCGACGTTGCGCCGGCGCACACGGGGCCGAGAAGATCAGGGCGAATGCGAGGGCGATTTGGGACTGGGATCGGAGCTTGGAGAGGACgcggaggaagagggaggaggggaTGAGTAGAGGTGAAGGAAAGAGCGAGAGCTCGAGCTCGCACGGAGggggagagcgagagcgagagctcGCACGGAGGgggagagctcgagctcggagAGGAGGGGTGACGGATCGAGGTGGTCGACACAGGGGAGGGGTGCGGAGGAGTGGGATCGGGTTGG GACGGGAGAAGCAGGAAACAATTGATCATAAAAGCTTTAATGTCAATGAGGAGTACATTAACACTTTAAGGACACAATCCAATGCCGAATTTTTCGCAAAAACACATCTATTTATATCCGATCCTTCGATCCATACATCATCGAAACCTGATCTCATCATAGGAGCGCTTCTCGAACCCGAACAAGATGCCATTTCCTCTACTCTTGAGAGTTTGATCTTCCCAAGTGCAATCTCAGATCTCAAGCTCTTACTAACTAATTACTTCGATATAAGCGCCAAGGTGTCTAAATTTTGTACTCAGCTCTTACGAAACATCAACAAGTATCATTCGAACCACCAATCAATTGAAGAAGTGCTCGAGACGATCATCAAATCTAAATCACTTGAACTTGATTCGATTGCTCTCCTGGCGAACCCGGTCTCGAACCCGAATCAAGCTGATTTCAAGCTAATACAAGATCGATACTCTTTGATATTGCACCGACTTAAGTCAAGGAGGAAAAAAGTGGCAACAAGGATTAAGTTGATAAAATGCATGAAGAAACTTTTAGGGTTTTGTTTCACATTGGCTTGTGGATTGGTTGCATTGGTGGGTACAGGTATT AAGAAAATCTCAAACCTAAAGTACTTCAAAACTGAGTTCTTGAAGAAAATGTGGGAACAACTTGATGTGGTGGCTAAAGGGACTTACATTCTACACTGCGACTTTGACACGATGAGTCGACTTGTAGCTCGGATTCACGATGAGTTCGAGCACAATAATATGATCATAAGACATTGCATGGAGAGGAAAGATGATAAGTGCCATGTTCAGGGAGTTGTGAAGGAGATTAAGAATAGTCGATGCGGGATTATTCGGAAGGTGGAAGAGCTCGAAGAGCATGTGTGCTTGTGCCTTGCTACAATCAAtagggctagggttttggtCATGAAGGAGATATCCCCACCATGA